A single Cyclopterus lumpus isolate fCycLum1 chromosome 3, fCycLum1.pri, whole genome shotgun sequence DNA region contains:
- the LOC117728892 gene encoding major royal jelly protein 5-like, whose product LRVITVNKVNTVNKVNKVIIVNTVNKVNTVNKVNKVIIVNTVNKVNKVNKVIIVNTVNKVNTVNKVNKVIIVNTVNKVNTVNKVNTVNKVNKVIIVNKVNTVNKVNKVIIVNTVNKVNTVNKVNTVNKVNKVIIVNKVNKVNKVIIVNKVNKVNTVNKVNTVNKVIKVNTVNKVNTVNKVNTVNKVNTVNKVIKVNTVNKVNTVNKVNTVNKVNTVNKIIITVNKVIIINTVNKVNTVNTVNKVNTVNKVIKVNTVNKIIITVNKVNIVNKVIIVNKIIIIVNKDLRVAQRGNVNLQDSSDKLITSIKCEKMNSIVFKQ is encoded by the exons ttaCGGGTCATCACCGTCAACAAAGTCAACACCGTCAACAAAGTCAACAAGGTCATCATCGTCAACACCGTCAACAAAGTCAACACCGTCAACAAGGTCAACAAGGTCATCATCGTCAACACCGTCAACAAAGTCAACAAGGTCAACAAGGTCATCATCGTCAACACCGTCAACAAAGTCAACACCGTCAACAAGGTCAACAAGGTCATCATCGTCAACACCGTCAACAAAGTCAACACCGTCAACAAGGTCAACACCGTCAACAAGGTCAACAAGGTCATCATCGTCAACAAAGTCAACACCGTCAACAAAGTCAACAAGGTCATCATCGTCAACACCGTCAACAAAGTCAACACCGTCAACAAGGTCAACACCGTCAACAAGGTCAACAAGGTCATCATCGTCAACAAAGTCAACAAGGTCAACAAGGTCATCATCGTCAACAAGGTCAACAAAGTCAACACCGTCAACAAAGTCAACACCGTCAACAAGGTCATCAAAGTCAACACCGTCAACAAGGTCAACACCGTCAACAAAGTCAACACCGTCAACAAAGTCAACACCGTCAACAAGGTCATCAAAGTCAACACCGTCAACAAGGTCAACACCGTCAACAAAGTCAACACCGTCAACAAAGTCAACACCGTCAACAagatcatcatcaccgtcaacaaggtcatcatcatcaacaccgTCAACAAAGTCAACACCGTCAACACCGTCAACAAAGTCAACACCGTCAACAAGGTCATCAAAGTCAACACCGTCAACAagatcatcatcaccgtcaacAAGGTCAACATTGTCAACAAGGTCATCATCGTCAAcaagatcatcatcatcgtcaacaag GACCTTCGCGTCGCTCAGAGAGGAAATGTCAATCTTCAGGATTCATCTGATAAACTCATCACGTCCATCAAGTGTGAGAAGATGAACAGCATTGTGTTCAAACAATGA